Proteins encoded in a region of the Procambarus clarkii isolate CNS0578487 chromosome 28, FALCON_Pclarkii_2.0, whole genome shotgun sequence genome:
- the LOC123755023 gene encoding uncharacterized protein isoform X1: MSHHRSYSCHKYGLAVVGMDNSPLNQAHREQRRAESCQRGGRLEEAAEYHGQAAKLLTKALALTVTPLARQSITLQHGYHIRQQELLRFRSKQLEKYVKAMENHRLKMGSASGNTGGGFVSGNREFASAYQHVGKKTQTLLVEMTKNTEKFDSLLSLLLPEENDTSGGGQTESKCKQSPQEKEGELACDMKETLNAREITVKTLDVRGTKCSEKVTQTETAKRGESSIGIKKEKDVLVIVEELRTLRDHQADLISQLMTELSFREKENTLLKNQVCELQTKCEQYESERRRMRAMADSSCSPFVFSPLSELSPDPPGVPDLAPLEMPPLDFMENFEQDS, from the exons ATGAGCCACCATCGATCCTACTCTTGTCATAAATATGGGTTGGCCGTAGTGGGAATGGACAATTCTCCCTTAAACCAG GCCCACCGAGAGCAGCGTCGTGCTGAGTCATGCCAGCGTGGTGGAAGATTGGAAGAAGCAGCTGAGTATCATGGTCAGGCAGCAAAGCTGCTTACTAAAGCTCTCGCTCTAACAGTTACTCCATTGGCTCGGCAGAGTATAACATTACAACACGGCTATCATATACGCCAACAAGAGCTACTCAG GTTCCGTAGCAAACAACTCGAGAAATATGTCAAGGCAATGGAGAACCATCGATTAAAAATGGGTAGTGCCAGTGGCAATACTGGAGGAGGGTTTGTCTCTGGAAATCGGGAATTTGCTTCTGCCTATCAGCATGTGGGCAAGAAGACTCAAACCCTATTGGTGGAGATGACAAA GAATACTGAAAAATTTGATTCACTTCTCAGTCTCTTGTTACCTGAAGAAAATGACACTAGCGGAGGTGGTCAAACTGAAAGTAAATGCAAGCAAAGTCCACAAGAAAAGGAAGGGGAGTTAGCATGTGACATGAAAGAAACATTAAATGCTCGAGAGATAACAGTGAAAACTCTAGACGTGAGAGGCACAAAATGTTCAGAAAAAGTAACGCAAACTGAAACAGCAAAGCGTGGAGAATCTAGTATTGGTATAAAAAAAGAGAAGGATGTGCTGGTTATTGTTGAAGAACTACGGACATTACGCGATCACCAGGCTGACCTAATCTCTCAGCTAATGACAGAACTTTCATTCAGGGAAAAAGAGAACACACTTTTAAAGAACCAA GTTTGCGAACTGCAGACTAAGTGTGAGCAGTATGAGAGCGAGCGGCGGCGGATGAGGGCGATGGCTGACTCAAGCTGCTCACCTTTTGTCTTCTCTCCATTGAGCGAGCTCTCTCCAGACCCTCCTGGTGTTCCAGATCTCGCACCTCTTGAAATGCCTCCACTTGATTTCAtggaaaattttgaacaagattCTTAA
- the LOC123755024 gene encoding protein mono-ADP-ribosyltransferase PARP12, which translates to MMNQVGFEQNRKSHYKKIYPACSMPLQSTLGEDAMAPSKLTPEKLVKALALFGGRWSQADALSRLAQCRVEEVAEVARSREDIFSVIKEDTGMVIELAPKVILCTDYLSEKGCLSPDSCNNLHFCKVYMTGFCEMGSCCEYGHRLDTQHNRSVLSKFCLQFIDKSVSMKVIKKVCRGSASPQICGFYNSSRGCRENDKCSSFHICRDYVMGNGECLLPACSFNHNILTDHCTRLLNRCQISTTETPHNIVSNLKLSIQNQDDGDSLPEGTASDASSTDESSEEDSSTGSESSDASDSEEDSSTGSESSNASDSEEDSSTGSESSDVSDSEDTEEECSMEPRTSDASNSLAENTVERYSPIYAPCLSTDQCSLPSHWVSMGPNETHSLHLVPPESKEYKEVSSRLLLSLPKVVIHKIQRLQNPYLWYLLKNKIEDFSRRYDVNQLNIQKLFHGVDPSKIDTICKENIEWRQSCVGEEDLGNGAYFSNSAAVARRQCAYDANRNCFLILADVIIGSIVEGRADLTPAPSSMGASLTYVNDANAPTIFVKHSKEEYYPQYILEFC; encoded by the exons ATGATGAACCAAGTTGGCTTTGAGCAAAATAGAAAATCACATTACAAAAAGATTTACCCTGCGTGCAGTATGCCTCTACAGTCAACACTAGGTGAAGATGCAATGGCTCCATCAAAATTAACTCCAGAAAAACTAGTGAAAGCTCTTGCTCTCTTTGGTGGCCGATGGAGCCAAGCTGACGCTCTTAGTAGGCTAGCTCAGTGTCGTGTCGAGGAAGTTGCCGAAGTTGCAAGATCTCGAGAAGATATATTCTCCGTTATCAAAGAGGACACTGGGATGGTAATTGAGCTTGCTCCTAAAGTGATCTTGTGTACAGATTACTTGTCTGAAAaaggttgtctttctcctgattcaTGCAATAATCTTCATTTTTGCAAAGTTTATATGACAGGATTTTGTGAGATGGGTTCATGTTGCGAGTATGGGCATCGACTAGATACTCAGCACAACAGATCTGTTCTTTCCAAGTTCTGCTTGCAATTTATTGACAAAAGTGTCTCAATGAAAGTGATTAAAAAAGTATGCAGAGGAAGTGCATCACCACAAATATGTGGCTTCTATAATAGCAGCAGAGGATGCAGGGAAAATGACAAATGTAGCAGTTTTCACATTTGTAGAGATTATGTTATGGGTAATGGAGAATGTTTATTACCAGCTTGTTCCTTCAACCATAACATCTTAACTGACCACTGTACAAGACTTCTCAACCGCTGTCAAATATCCACAACTGAAACTCCTCACAACATTGTGTCCAACTTAAAGCTGTCCATTCAGAATCAAGACGACGGAGATTCCTTACCTGAAGGAACAGCATCAGATGCTAGCAGCACTGATGAAAGCAGTGAGGAAGATTCTTCAACAGGATCTGAATCTTCAGATGCGAGTGACAGTGAAGAAGACTCTTCAACAGGATCTGAATCTTCAAATGCCAGTGACAGTGAAGAAGACTCTTCAACAGGATCTGAATCCTCAGATGTCAGTGACAGTGAAGATACTGAAGAGGAGTGTTCAATGGAACCCCGAACATCAGATGCCAGTAATAGCCTAGCTGAAAATACTGTGGAAAGGTACTCACCTATATATGCACCGTGCCTTAGCACGGATCAGTGTTCTCTTCCATCGCACTGGGTTTCAATGGGACCTAATGAGACCCATTCTCTTCACCTTGTGCCCCCTGAAAGCAAAGAATACAAAGAGGTTTCGAGTCGCCTGCTGCTCTCTCTGCCCAAAGTCGTAATACACAAAATTCAAAGACTTCAGAATCCATATTTATGGTATCTCTTGAAAAATAAAATAGAAGACTTTTCTCGCAG ATATGATGTAAACCAGCTGAACATTCAAAAGCTGTTTCATGGAGTAGACCCATCGAAAATTGACACCATATGCAAAGAAAACATTGAGTGGCGACAGAGTTGTGTTGGAGAAGAAGACCTTGGAAACGGTGCCTACTTTTCTAACAG TGCTGCTGTTGCTCGCCGTCAATGTGCCTACGATGCAAATAGAAACTGCTTCCTAATATTGGCAGATGTCATTATTGGGAGCATAGTTGAAGGAAGAGCAGACCTCACGCCTGCACCTAGTAGCATGGGTGCTAGTCTTACTTACGTCAATGATGCGAATGCCCCAACCATCTTTGTAAAGCACAGTAAAGAAGAATACTACCCACAGTATATTCTAGAATTTTGTTAA
- the LOC123755023 gene encoding nuclear receptor-binding factor 2 isoform X2: MSHHRSYSCHKYGLAVVGMDNSPLNQAHREQRRAESCQRGGRLEEAAEYHGQAAKLLTKALALTVTPLARQSITLQHGYHIRQQELLRNTEKFDSLLSLLLPEENDTSGGGQTESKCKQSPQEKEGELACDMKETLNAREITVKTLDVRGTKCSEKVTQTETAKRGESSIGIKKEKDVLVIVEELRTLRDHQADLISQLMTELSFREKENTLLKNQVCELQTKCEQYESERRRMRAMADSSCSPFVFSPLSELSPDPPGVPDLAPLEMPPLDFMENFEQDS; encoded by the exons ATGAGCCACCATCGATCCTACTCTTGTCATAAATATGGGTTGGCCGTAGTGGGAATGGACAATTCTCCCTTAAACCAG GCCCACCGAGAGCAGCGTCGTGCTGAGTCATGCCAGCGTGGTGGAAGATTGGAAGAAGCAGCTGAGTATCATGGTCAGGCAGCAAAGCTGCTTACTAAAGCTCTCGCTCTAACAGTTACTCCATTGGCTCGGCAGAGTATAACATTACAACACGGCTATCATATACGCCAACAAGAGCTACTCAG GAATACTGAAAAATTTGATTCACTTCTCAGTCTCTTGTTACCTGAAGAAAATGACACTAGCGGAGGTGGTCAAACTGAAAGTAAATGCAAGCAAAGTCCACAAGAAAAGGAAGGGGAGTTAGCATGTGACATGAAAGAAACATTAAATGCTCGAGAGATAACAGTGAAAACTCTAGACGTGAGAGGCACAAAATGTTCAGAAAAAGTAACGCAAACTGAAACAGCAAAGCGTGGAGAATCTAGTATTGGTATAAAAAAAGAGAAGGATGTGCTGGTTATTGTTGAAGAACTACGGACATTACGCGATCACCAGGCTGACCTAATCTCTCAGCTAATGACAGAACTTTCATTCAGGGAAAAAGAGAACACACTTTTAAAGAACCAA GTTTGCGAACTGCAGACTAAGTGTGAGCAGTATGAGAGCGAGCGGCGGCGGATGAGGGCGATGGCTGACTCAAGCTGCTCACCTTTTGTCTTCTCTCCATTGAGCGAGCTCTCTCCAGACCCTCCTGGTGTTCCAGATCTCGCACCTCTTGAAATGCCTCCACTTGATTTCAtggaaaattttgaacaagattCTTAA